The sequence below is a genomic window from SAR324 cluster bacterium.
CAGTAGCGAACAATCCATCAACTTCAATGTTGATTCTTCCGTTTTTTCCGAAAATGTCGCAGTTCAATCCGTTATTGCCGCTGTTGCCAAGGTGACAGCGGCAACAGGTGGTCGTCAAAATCTGGTGCCCCCGGCGCAGGCCATTGCACATTTGAATGAGACCATTGCATCCATTCGGGACAAACTGGTTGGTTTTACCGTGAGTAAAATCAGTGGGAGCACCACTGAAGCCGGAGGAACGGCCACTTTTTCGATAAAACTTAAAAGTCAGCCATTGAATGATGTGACCCTTGAAATATCCAGTTCCGATACGACTGAAGGCTCGGTCCATCCTTCGACACTTACCTTGACCGCAAACAACTTTAACGCTGAAAACCTGATCACGGTCACCGGAGTGGATGATAAGATCAAAGATGGAGATGTTACATACACTATAAAGTTTTCTCCTGCATCCAGCCTGGACTCGCTTTACAATGGGCTTGATCCTGACGATGTGATTGTTGTGAATACGGATGATGAGACAGCAGGTGTCACAGTTGTCACCACTGATAATACGACCACTGAAGCGGGAGACACTGGCGCTTTTACAGTCAAACTCAATAGCCAACCCATCTCAGATGTGACCATCACAGTGACCAGTGGTGATACCACAGAAGGCACGGTCTCACCTGCCACCTTAACGTTTACCTCCGCCAACTATGCAGCCACTCAGACCGTAACGGTCACGGGAGTTGATGATAGCACCGTTGATGGAAACATTGCGTATTCTGTCAAGATGTCTGCCAGTAGTTCTGATACAAACTATAACGGAATAACCATCTCATCCGTTTTTCTAACCAATACGGATGATGAAACAGCGGGATTCACGATCAGCACCATATCAGGCAACACGACTGAAGCTGGAGTTCAAGCAACGTTTACGGTGAAACTGAACAGCCAGCCGTATTATGATGTGAGCATACCAGTGAGCAGTTCGGATACGACAGAAGGCACCGTTTCTCCAGCATCCTTGACGTTCACCACATCAAACTGGAACGCCACTCAAACGGTGACTGTGACAGGCGTCTATGATGCGGTCGTTGATGGAAATCAAAGCTATACGATTTTACTGGGTATCGTCACCTCCGGCGACAGCAATTACGCTGGCTTGAATCCGAATGATGTTTCTGTAATCAACACCGGCGACATTCCGCCGACCATGACAGCGTCCAGTGTGAGTTTTACGGATACAGATTATACGTCACAGGAAATAGCAGGCAGTGTGACCATCAATAAAGCCAGCAGTGAAAGCACCCTCACGCATTATGTCCTCTATTGGGGAAGCAACAGCACCACCAAACAAAGTGGAACTGCGATCACCGAATTTGCCGTCAGCGGAAGTTCAACTTACACCTATACATTTTCAGCCAATACAGCTTTACCGTCCACAGCAAGTCATTTGCTGGTTTACAGCAAAAATCCGTATGGAGAAAGTACAATTTCAATGAGTGTGTCGATCACGGATTTGATTCCTGTGCCGGATACAGGTCAAACCACCTCCTACACGACCACTTTTGGAGAGGATCATGATTATTTAATCAATGCGC
It includes:
- a CDS encoding DUF1566 domain-containing protein; the encoded protein is MKTRWWTLLIWLFLFVILSCGEDPEADFSIKNFSRGTVEPEYTEESETTVETALDGFFHDSAAAGIGYSSNSTSGTTDSTGKFTYVPGERIQFKVGDILLGETQGSAMLTPVNLVENGTADTPAVANISAFLQTLDSDGDPTNGINISKEVVQAIVSSEQSINFNVDSSVFSENVAVQSVIAAVAKVTAATGGRQNLVPPAQAIAHLNETIASIRDKLVGFTVSKISGSTTEAGGTATFSIKLKSQPLNDVTLEISSSDTTEGSVHPSTLTLTANNFNAENLITVTGVDDKIKDGDVTYTIKFSPASSLDSLYNGLDPDDVIVVNTDDETAGVTVVTTDNTTTEAGDTGAFTVKLNSQPISDVTITVTSGDTTEGTVSPATLTFTSANYAATQTVTVTGVDDSTVDGNIAYSVKMSASSSDTNYNGITISSVFLTNTDDETAGFTISTISGNTTEAGVQATFTVKLNSQPYYDVSIPVSSSDTTEGTVSPASLTFTTSNWNATQTVTVTGVYDAVVDGNQSYTILLGIVTSGDSNYAGLNPNDVSVINTGDIPPTMTASSVSFTDTDYTSQEIAGSVTINKASSESTLTHYVLYWGSNSTTKQSGTAITEFAVSGSSTYTYTFSANTALPSTASHLLVYSKNPYGESTISMSVSITDLIPVPDTGQTTSYTTTFGEDHDYLINAPSYTDNSNGTITDNVTGLMWQKENGSQTNWSAAGSYCEGLTLGGYADWRLPTKKELMSISHYGTYNPAINTTYFPNTNSSSYRSSSTVAGDTSVAWGVDFGYGGVSTYYKTASYDVRCVRGGQSGIWSLDYLANAGTVLDKSRGLLWQQTDDGNRRTWEGALSYCEGLDLGGYNDWRLPNIKELESITDDTRLSPAINVTYFPTTKSSNYWSSSTYAYNTSNAWYVNFNGGYVFNFSKPDSYYVRCVRGGQ